Proteins encoded by one window of Salvia splendens isolate huo1 chromosome 14, SspV2, whole genome shotgun sequence:
- the LOC121763357 gene encoding chaperone protein dnaJ C76, chloroplastic-like, producing MHASATLLPLHILPSSLTPSTDPKPVALGITKIGDSFIRQQRIDSKGNNKVLPACRASRHDEFSATEFNLYELLGIDSCSDTRQIKEAYRALQKRCHPDIAGPPGHDMAIVLNEAYALLSDPNARMAYDRELAKVGDLLGYTGRPIYSRWCGSESEEKAIFVDEVKCVGCLKCALFAGKTFAVESVYGRARVVAQWADPQHKINQAIAACPVDCISYVERSELAALEFVMSKQPRGNVRIGASNTGGVRTADVFDEVEKFQARYKASKRHSNSKDTESESSSRRISAIQMISNWLYWQPPTADAAPLVVIQNSKLGSSPTLEKLKAAARVRATTKNKKETASSPNNTDDYWVPGTLALPTPGSSDPGPTRKKKRPSDGQPLKNPKKDSSIPFGWVLPAGASAAAAAVVADRLRLGGPETGLQDHIAGSLALAIVNSPWMQVGLAAVTWYLIGVYILEILVALRPK from the exons atgcACGCTTCTGCaactcttcttcctcttcacaTCCTTCCCTCTTCGTTAACCCCGAGCACCGATCCGAAACCGGTTGCGTTAGGCATCACCAAAATCGGAGATTCGTTCATTCGACAGCAGAGGATCGATTCAAAAGGTAACAATAAGGTACTGCCGGCGTGCAGAGCTTCGAGACACGACGAGTTTTCCGCGACGGAATTCAATCTGTACGAGCTCCTCGGCATCGACTCATGTTCCGACACAAGGCAGATAAAGGAGGCTTACAGAGCGCTGCAGAAGCGCTGCCATCCGGACATAGCCGGCCCGCCCGGGCACGACATGGCCATCGTGCTTAATGAGGCCTATGCCCTTCTCTCCGACCCCAACGCCCGCATGGCTTACGACAGG GAGCTTGCAAAAGTGGGAGATCTACTAGGATACACAGGGAGGCCTATATATTCGAGATGGTGTGGTTCGGAAAGTGAGGAAAAGGCGATTTTTGTTGATGAAGTGAAGTGCGTTGGGTGCTTGAAATGTGCTTTATTTGCTGGGAAAACATTTGCTGTTGAATCCGTGTACGGAAGAGCTAGAGTGGTGGCTCAATGGGCTGATCCTCAACACAAAATCAACCAGGCTATTGCTGCTTGCCCGGTCGATTGCATCTC ATACGTGGAGAGATCCGAGTTGGCTGCCCTAGAATTCGTAATGTCTAAGCAGCCCCGTGGCAATGTTAGAATTGGCGCAAGCAACACCGGTGGTGTACGGACAGCAGATGTTTTCGACGAGGTTGAGAAATTCCAAGCTAGGTATAAAGCGTCTAAACGCCACTCCAATTCCAAG GACACTGAGTCTGAAAGCTCTTCAAGGAGGATCTCAGCCATTCAAATGATATCAAACTGGCTCTACTGGCAACCCCCGACAGCCGATGCGGCCCCACTAGTCGTCATCCAGAACTCGAAACTCGGCTCGTCTCCCACTCTGGAGAAGCTTAAAGCTGCTGCAAGAGTCAGAGCAACAACTAAGAACAAGAAAGAAACAGCATCATCACCCAACAATACCGATGATTACTGGGTGCCCGGGACCCTCGCGCTGCCCACTCCCGGCTCATCCGATCCTGGTCCGACTAGGAAGAAGAAGCGGCCAAGTGATGGTCAACCCTTGAAGAATCCGAAGAAGGATTCGAGCATCCCTTTCGGTTGGGTTTTGCCTGCAGGTGCATCGGCTGCAGCTGCTGCAGTTGTGGCCGACCGGTTGAGACTTGGAGGACCGGAGACCGGTCTGCAAGATCACATTGCCGGTTCGTTGGCGCTGGCCATCGTTAATAGTCCGTGGATGCAAGTTGGCTTAGCGGCTGTTACATGGTACCTTATTGGTGTGTACATTTTAGAAATATTAGTAGCCCTTCGCCCTAAATAA